From the genome of Adhaeribacter pallidiroseus:
AAGAACTAGGTGCCTCCGCATTGGTCTTCACGGGAGATGCAATCCAGGAAAATACCGCTGCTCAGGCCATTGCGTTATGCCTAAAAGAATTTGGGCGGCTGGACGGCTTATACCACGTTGCGGGCGGCAGTGGCCGGCGAATGGGCGATGGTCCTTTGCACGAAATTACCCTGGAAGGATGGCAAAAAACCTTGGATTTAAATCTGACTTCGGTGATGCTTTCTAATCAGGCGGCTATCCGGGTTTTTCGGGAAGCGAAACAAGGCGGTACCATTTTAAATATGGGCTCCGTTTTGGGTTATTCACCGGCCCCTACTTATTTTGCCACGCACACCTACGCCACCGCTAAAGCCGCTATTATTGGTTTTTCAAAATCCATTGCTTCTTACTATGCCCCGGATAATATCCGGATTAATGTAATAGCACCCGCATTAGTAGAAACACCCATGGCCCAGCGGGCGGCCCAGGATGCCAGTATTCAGGACTACATACGAACCAAACAACCCCTGGACGGAGGAAGAATTGGCCGCCCGGAAGATTTAGACCACGCGGCTGCTTTTTTATGTCCGATGGTTCTGGCTTTACTACCGGGCAAGTATTAGCGATAGACGGCGGTTGGAGTATTAGTGATGGTCAGATAACCTAGTATTGATGCACATGACAACAGCTATCGGAATTGACTTAGGGGGCACCAATATAAAAGGAGCTCTGATTAATGCGGCTACCGGGGAGATTTTACACCAGACAGTACAAGCCACAGGATCCAACACCAGCCATAGTAATGGAGCTGGCAGCCATTGGAAAAAAGTTATTTGTCAAATAGTACAGGAATTAAAATCCAAGAGCATTTACCCGGTAGATGCTCTTGGATTAGCTGCCCCAGGCTTACCAAATACAAGCAATACCTCTATTATAAACATGCCGGGCCGGCTCGATGGCCTGGAAAACCTTATTTGGTCAGAGGTATTGCAGGAGAAAGAATTATGGGTGTTAAACGATGCTCACGCTGCCCTGATGGCGGAAGCTACCTTCGGAGTAGGACAGAATTTTAAAAATATTGTAATGCTAACCCTGGGAACGGGGGTAGGCGGTGGTATATTAATCAATGGCGAATTATACCAGGGTAATTACCAGATGGCGGGACACTTAGGCCACATGACCTTGGATGTAGACAGAGAAGACCCCGGCATTACCGGCATGCCCGGAACTTTAGAAAATGCTATGGGCGATGCTACTGTCGCCATTCGGTCGTTTAAAAAATTTACCTCTACTAAAAGCCTGGTAGCGGCGCATTTGCAAGGAGATACGTTTGCTACTTATGTATGGCTCAATTCCGTGCGGAA
Proteins encoded in this window:
- a CDS encoding ROK family protein, whose product is MTTAIGIDLGGTNIKGALINAATGEILHQTVQATGSNTSHSNGAGSHWKKVICQIVQELKSKSIYPVDALGLAAPGLPNTSNTSIINMPGRLDGLENLIWSEVLQEKELWVLNDAHAALMAEATFGVGQNFKNIVMLTLGTGVGGGILINGELYQGNYQMAGHLGHMTLDVDREDPGITGMPGTLENAMGDATVAIRSFKKFTSTKSLVAAHLQGDTFATYVWLNSVRKLALGICSICNLLSPDLIILGAA